CAGGCGCACATGGTGAATGGACAGCTTTGATGATGATCCGTGCCTTCCACGAAGCGAACGGTGATACGCAGCGTACGAAAGTACTGGTCCCCGACTCTGCTCATGGAACAAACCCAGCCTCTGCGACGGTTGCTGGTTTTGATACAGTAACAGTTAAATCAAATGAAAAAGGCTTAGTAGATCTAGAAGATTTGAAATCAAAAGTAGGGCCTGATACAGCTGCTTTGATGTTGACGAATCCGAATACGCTTGGACTTTTCGAAGAAGATATTCTAGAAATGGCAGCAGCGGTTCACGGAGTCGGCGGAAAGCTGTATTACGACGGAGCAAACTTAAACGCAGTTATGTCAAAAGCACGTCCTGGCGACATGGGCTTCGATGCGGTTCACTTGAACTTGCATAAGACGTTCACAGGCCCTCACGGTGGTGGTGGACCAGGTTCCGGTCCGGTAGGCGTAACAGATGAACTAGCTGCATTCATGCCGAAACCTGTTGTTGAAAAAGTAGATGATCGTTACCTATTGAACTATGACGTACCACATTCCATTGGTCGTGTAAAACCGTACTACGGTAATTTTGGTATTTACCTACGTGCCTATACGTATATTCGTTCAATGGGTCCAGACGGCTTAAAAGCTGTAACGGAATATGCAGTACTCAATGCGAACTATATGATGCGTCGTCTAGCGTCATATTTCGATTTGCCATATACACAGCATTGTAAACATGAGTTTGTTTTATCTGGTCGTCGTCAGAAGAAACTTGGCGTACGGACACTCGATATGGCGAAGCGTTTGCTAGACTTTGGCTACCATCCACCAACAATCTATTTCCCTTTGAATGTGGAGGAGGCTATGATGATCGAGCCGACAGAAACAGAATCAAAGGAAACATTGGATAACTTCATTGAAGCTATGATTCAAATTGCCAAAGAAGTAGAGGATAATCCTGAAATTGTTCAAGAAGCACCACACACAACAGTCATCGGTCGTTTAGATGAAACAAAGGCAGCACGTAAGCCTGTATTGCGTTATGTAAAAGAACAATCAGCAGTAGAAGAAACCGTACAATAATAAAATGATTTGATAAAGGCACCGCTAATAGCTAGCGGTGCCTTTTGATGTGTAGAATATGTGAGTAATCTAGAAATCCACACGTCATACATAGCATATATGGAGAATAATATAGTAGGAAGGGGTAGATCGTTGAAAAGAAATAACTGTTTATTCCATGTTTTACGCAATTCAGATGGACATAACCAGGTTACTAAACGTGAGTGTTTTCCGAGAACTACACAATTAAGAAAGGCATTGACTATTATGGGAAAGCAATCAAATATATTATATATAACCCCATCCAGTCGCTGTATCGACGATAGGAAAACATCATCAGCATGCAGCGAATGAGAGTTACATATTGAAATCACCAGGAATAAAACTAGTACTATACACAGTCTTGTAAAATTAGAATCGTATATTATACGATAAACAAATGTTCATTGTCAACCATAAATTTGAGAAATTTCTGATTATGTGTTATACTGTATAAGTACAAGTAAACAGGACGGCAAGTAACAATCCTGCGCAGCTTATTCCGGACGGGAATGAAGGGCGCATTTTTTGAAATTTAAAAAATGGATTGTTTCCCTTCAGTAAAATGAAGTGTAGAACCTCACATTGTTTTAATCAGTTAACTGTTAGAATTTGATCAAAGAATTTATAGGAGGAGATTTTCTAGTGAACTTAATTAATGAAGAAATTACTCATAACGTGTTTGGTGAAGGTAATATTGTTGAACACGAGGAGTCATTCATCACGGTTGATTTCAATAAAAACCTTAAAAGGTTTGTCTATCCCGATGCATTTGAGAACTTTATTACGTTAAACAATCGGAGCATGGCAGAGTCTTTAGAAAAGGTTTTTGTGGAAAGAAAAGCAGAAGAGAAAATTCTGGAAAAGAAGCGGAAAGAAGAAAAGGCTATCCAGGTGTTAGAACAGCAACGTAGAGAAATATTAAAAAACCATAAAATTCACGAAAGTTCACAGATTGTTTTCTGGTTAGATCAGGAAAGACAGTCAGATGTGTTTACTGATTGGGAAGTATCGACTGGAAGCATTCAAAGCGGGAAGAATAAAGGTTTACCTAACCCAGTAACTCGTTTGCGTCCAAACAGTGCAGGTGTTTTAACAGTAAGAACTCCTGATCAAAAAGAAACCGAAAGAACGATTCGAGGTCTCTTTATGGTTGATGATACATTTACTGGAAGCATTAGCGAGGATGGATTGGTTCCTACCCACCCTAAATACAGAATTCAACTTACAGAAGAAGAAGCTGAGAAAATGCTTTTCTGGAATTACTATAAAAACAAAAACTATCCAGACCGTACTTCATGGAATTCGGGTACATTCCGTTACTTTGATAACATTTGGACTGCTCAAATTTTACAAGATATCATCGCTTTAAAGGCTGATGAAGAACAGATCAAAGAAGCGGAAGAATTCATGGACTATTTCTGTAAATTGAATGCGATTGATATAAATAATATCCCGGAAGCAGAAGGCGCGTTACGTTAACAAGTGGAAAGCCTTTTGCGGAAGTGTGTTACAAAGTTGTTCATTACACTGTAAGCTGCCAGGTACGAGCACATGATGACTGTGTTGGTACCTGGCAGTTTTTTGTTTATTTCTGGATGTACTCATGATTTTTATTCAGGAAGATTTGTGATGCTTGACTACTTTCTTAGTAGATTTCATTTTAAATGTTTGAGTCCATATTATATAATTCATTAGATTGGACAAAAATAGTACTAGCGAAATGAATACATAGAATTGAATATCATGGTAAAGGAATGAATGAATATGAGAGAAACTGTAACAGCGATGGATGTCGCTAAGTTGGCAGGCGTTTCACAATCGTCTGTTTCACGGGTATATTTTGAGGGTGCATCTGTTTCCGATAAGACAAGGAAACGGGTTCTTGAGGCAGCGGCAGAGCTCGGCTATCGTCCCAATGTATACGCGAGAAGTTTAATCACAAACCAAACTGAAATTATTGGCCTTGTAATGAAGAGTGTTCAGAATCCATTTTACGCACACGTATTGAACCGATTTAGTTCGATTTTCAAACAGCAAGGGTATAGTATTTTATTTGTCTCAACTACTAATGATGAGATACAAGACGAGGATGTTGAAACATTACTGAATTATCATGTGGCGGGCGTAATTGTGACTGATGCTACGATTTCTGAAAAAGTTGGAAATGAGTTCAAAAAGAATCACATACCTTTAGTCTTCTTTAATAGAAAGCCTCATACGGACGTGTTTCATTCAGTAAGTTGCAATAATTTAGAAGCAGGACGCTCTATTGCGCACTTTTTAGTATCTTCAGGATCTACGGAACTAGTATTGGTCACCGGGAACGAAGATACCTCTACAAGTATCGAACGTAAAAAAGGTTTTTGTGAAGTACTCGATCAGCAAAACATTACGTATCGTACGTACAATTCAAACTATACGTATGAAGGTGGGTACGACACAGCCATCGCATTGCTTAAAGAAAATCAATTACCATCTGCAATTTTTGTGGCGAACGATATCATGGCACTTGGAGTATTAGATGCTCTCCGTAAGTATGAAATTCGCATACCCGAACATACTAGGGTTGTTGGATTTGATAACATCGGCATGGCTTCTTGGCCTGCTTACGATTTGACGACATGGGAGCAACCAATCGAAGAAATGATTGAGGCAACAGTAACGTATTTGATGGAAGAAATGACATCTTATACAGGATTTGTTCAAACTATTGAAGTGGACGGGAAATTGATGGAAAGAGAAACAACATAAAGTTGTTGACTTTGATGAATATTTAGACTAGTATTTTCACGTAGAGTCTATTGCATACGTATGCAGAGTGAAAACTACTCTGGTATTCCAACTATTTATGAAATGAGTATGCAAATCAATCAGAATGTAAGCGGTTAAAAATAGGAGGCGTAATGATGGTAAAAGTAATTAAAGCAGGTAAATCACAAGAAGAAGTAGCAGCAAACGACACGAAGGTATCCGAAATTGTTTCTGGTGCATTACAAGATATAGAAACTCGTGGAGATCAAGCAGTCCGTGAACTTTCCGAGAAATTCGATAAGTGGACTCCAGAATCCTTCAGACTTAGTGAATCAGAAATAAAAGAAATTGTGGCGCAAGTGCCAGATAGTGTCATCGAAGACATTAAATTTGCACAGACGAATATTAAAGCGTTTGCAGAAGCGCAGCTTGCTTCATTGCACGATGTAGAAGTAGAAAATATTCCTGGTGTAGTTCTTGGACATAAAAATATCCCCGTAAACAGCGTAGGTTGTTACATCCCAGGTGGGCGCTATCCGATGGTAGCATCTGCGCATATGAGTGTGTTGACTGCAAAGGTTGCAGGAGTGAAACGGGTTATTGCCTGCACACCACCCATCAACGGTGAAATTCCGAAAGCGACTATTGCAGCAATGTATTTAGCAGGAGCAGATGAAATTTATTTACTTGGCGGCATTCAGGCGATGGGGGCAATGGCTATCGGAACAGAAACCATTGAATCGGTCGATATGATTGTCGGACCTGGTAATGCATTTGTTGCCGAAGCGAAGCGTCAATTGTACGGCCGTGTAGGAATTGATTTATTTGCTGGTCCGACAGAGACATTAGTTGTAGCAGACCATACAGCAGATGCGGAAATGATCGCAATTGATCTTCTTGGACAAGGAGAGCATGGACCGACATCCCCTGGAGCGTTGATTACGACTTCTGAAGAACTTGCGTACGAAACCATTAAAGAAATCGTACGTCAGTTGGAAACACTTCCAACAGCGGACGTAGCCAGTGTGTCATGGGAAGATTATGGTCAAATTTTAGTCGTGGATTCAATTGAAGAGGCACGAATTGAAGCGGACCGTTTAGCATTCGAACACGTGGAGATTTTAACAGAGAATCCTGATTACTTCCTCGAACACATGACAAACTACGGCTGCCTGTTCTTGGGGCCAGAGACGAATGTTGCTTACGGAGATAAAGTAATTGGTACAAACCATACATTGCCCACTAAGGGAGCAGCTCGTTACACAGGTGGATTATGGGTCGGTAAATTCATTAAAACGGTTACTTATCAGAAAGTTACTCCTGAAGCCTCTGCATATATCGGTGAGTACGCAGCGCGACTTTGTCTACTAGAGAACTTTGAAGGGCATGCTCGACAAGCACAACTTCGAGTAGATCGATATGGCAAAAAGTAAAGCAAGTTTGGCGGCAAGGTAATTAGGAGGAATGACTATGTTAGGGATGATCGGCCTTTTTGGGGGACTTGCGATCTTAATCTTTTTGACAATGAAGGGAATGAACCTTCTCATTGCGGCGCCCATTACCGCATTATTTATAGCGATTATGAATGGCATCCCGCTTTTCCCACAGTTAGTAGAAGAAGGCGCAGTGAACTTCTTAACTAACTATATGGGTGGATTTACAGGATTTATCGCCTCTTGGTATTTAATGTTCTTAACGGGAGCGATATTCGGTAAGGTGATGGAAGACAGTGGCGGTGCGGATAGTATTTCGCAATGGATTGTCAGTAAAATTGGTATGAAAAGAGCAGCCTTGGCGGTTGTCATCGCGTGTGCAGTGTTAACGTATGGCGGAGTAAGTTTGTTTGTAGTTGCGTTCTCGGTCTATCCGATGGCGTTAAGTCTATTCAAACAAGCTGACTTGCCAAGAAGATTCATTCCAGCTGCACTCGCATTTGGTTCTACAACATTTACAATGACGTCTGCAGGATCTCCTGAAATCCAAAACTGGATTCCGATTGAGTTTCTTGGAACGAGCCCGTATGCAGGATGGGAAGTCAGTATTTTCGCAGCCATCTTCATGTTCTTGTTCGGTTATTGGTGGCTGAAGCGGATGATTTCAAAAGCCGTAGCCAAAGGGGAAAGGTTTGTTGCAAGGGATACAGATAAGGAAGTAGATAGGCAAAGGTCTCTTCCAAATCCGATACTGAGCATGATTCCATTAGTAGTAGTTCTTGGCATCACGTTATTACTACACAACTATCTTGGAACTTCCGCATTAATTATTTCTTTAACCGGTGGTATATTGGCCACGTTTATTTTGAACAAAAAGTACTTTCAAAATTTTGGTCATGCAGTAGGAGAAGGTGCGATGGGCGCAGTCATTGCGATTGCCAATACAGCTGCGGTCGTTGGGTTTGGTGGAGTAGTAAAGGCGACACCGGCTTTTGATGCCGCAGTAAGTGTCATGACAGATATTCCAGGAAGCCCTCTGATCGGTGGAGCGCTAGCAGTAGCCGTTATCGCTGGTTTGACTGGATCATCTTCAGGTGGACAAGCCATCGCATTACCACTATTAGCACCACATTATTTGGACTTAGGTGTAGATCCAGAAGCACTGCATCGAACAGTAGCCATATCTTCAGGTTCGTTGGATTCACTTCCTCAAGGAGGATATGTTGTCACAACGATCCGATCTATTGCTGGTGAAACGCATAAAGATGCGTATCCGGCATTTGGAGCATTGTCTGTTGTCGTGCCTATACTAGGCGCAGCGGTAGCAGTCATTCTGTTTTCGATTGGACTATAAAAATGAAAACCCAACGAGCCGAATATCTGGCTCGTTGGGTTTCTAAATTTCCCAGGTAATGAAAAGGAATAGATATAATGAAGATGATAGGTATGCGTGTACAGAAGTAAGAATAATGGAAGATGTGTACTATCACTTCCCAAAGTTCAATCACTGAGGTATTGTTCAATGTACCGTCTCTGGATAGATAACAGGAAGTTTTAAGCATTTGAAGATTCCAACACTGCAACAAAGATCAGAGGACGTCAACATCACATTATTGGCGTTATTCACTTATGACAGGTTGAAAGATGTGACAGTTGATTAGATAGAAAAATAAAGAAGGATCACTCTAAAAATGATGTGATCCTTCTTTATTTTTTCTATTTGTTCTCAGTTCTGTTTCAAGAATAACAGTAAAATGATAAAAAAGTGCCAATCGCAAAGACGATTCTAGACTGTCTTTGTGATTGGCATTAAAAATTATCTATTGTCTATCTTTTCGGGATATACATCATGTTGAAAAAGTCTTTCTTTAGCCATTTGTTCAAAATACGTTCCAGGTTTTCCGTAATTACAATACGGGTCAATGGAGATTCCACCGCGCGGAGTGAACTTGGCCCATACTTCTATGTATCTTGGCTCCATTAATTTAATTAAGTCTTTCATAATAAGGTTTGCACAATCTTCATGAAAACCTGGGTGATTTCTGAAACTGAACATGTAAAGTTTCAATGATTTACTTTCTACCATTTTCACATCAGGAATATATGATATATATATCGTAGCAAAGTCCGGTTGTCCAGTGATTGGACAGAGGCTTGTGAATTCAGGAATATTAAATTTAACAAAGTAATCATTGTTTTGATGTTGATTCTCAAATGTTTCTAAAACGTCCGGATCATATTCGTAGTTATATTTTGTATGTTGATTTCCAAGTAAAGTAAGATTATGTTCACCTTTTATCGGCATATTTCATTCTCCTTTTAATGTACTTCTGAAATGTTTGGTTCATATATATTTAGTTTCATCACGACTTGTCTAATTCCGCCTGCAACGATTAACTGCATCAAAACTTTTGCTACCCATTGCCCAAGTATTGCATATGGAACTAACTCCCACGGGACAAATTTAAGCCCAAGTGGACCAATGCCGATAATTACAAACAAACTAGAGTCTAAAAAACCAGCTACAATACCAGAAAACAATACTCTCTTTACAAAAGGTAATTTAAAGCGCGTGTAAATTTCAGTATCTGCTGTTTCCGAAATAATAAAACTGAGCGTGCTGGCAAAAACAACCCATAGTTGATCCCCTAGAGAATAACTTGTAAGAGCTGATAATAATAGGGCGACTCCAATTAATATGTATGTTCGATGTCTTCCAAATCTATTTTGGACCATATCTCTCATCACAAGTGTTAAACCAATGAACAAGGTACCGTATGGAATAATTAGCGGACCGAGTTCAAGTGGTGCAAATCGAGCTGTAATTACGTTGGCAAGTATGATGGATAATAAGTAAATTGTTATTCGGATCATGAGACGTGTTCTCCTTGTAGGTATCTCACTAGGCCATCATTTCGTAACTTGCAAGCAGGACATTCTTGGCAACCATCCGCCATCACACCGTTATAGCAAGTTAAGGTGTTTTCCTTTATATACTCTAGCCGACCCATTTGATCAGCCATTTCCCAAACTTCCGCTTTGTCTTTCCGC
This window of the Sporosarcina ureae genome carries:
- the gcvPB gene encoding aminomethyl-transferring glycine dehydrogenase subunit GcvPB, yielding MHKDNQSLIFELSKPGRIGYSLPELDVPEVDVTSILSQGVIRTEEAELPEVSELDIMRHYTALSNRNHGVDTGFYPLGSCTMKYNPKINEAVARFPGFSRVHPLQDESTIQGALEVVYDLQEHLAEITGMPQVTLQPAAGAHGEWTALMMIRAFHEANGDTQRTKVLVPDSAHGTNPASATVAGFDTVTVKSNEKGLVDLEDLKSKVGPDTAALMLTNPNTLGLFEEDILEMAAAVHGVGGKLYYDGANLNAVMSKARPGDMGFDAVHLNLHKTFTGPHGGGGPGSGPVGVTDELAAFMPKPVVEKVDDRYLLNYDVPHSIGRVKPYYGNFGIYLRAYTYIRSMGPDGLKAVTEYAVLNANYMMRRLASYFDLPYTQHCKHEFVLSGRRQKKLGVRTLDMAKRLLDFGYHPPTIYFPLNVEEAMMIEPTETESKETLDNFIEAMIQIAKEVEDNPEIVQEAPHTTVIGRLDETKAARKPVLRYVKEQSAVEETVQ
- a CDS encoding malate synthase, which produces MNLINEEITHNVFGEGNIVEHEESFITVDFNKNLKRFVYPDAFENFITLNNRSMAESLEKVFVERKAEEKILEKKRKEEKAIQVLEQQRREILKNHKIHESSQIVFWLDQERQSDVFTDWEVSTGSIQSGKNKGLPNPVTRLRPNSAGVLTVRTPDQKETERTIRGLFMVDDTFTGSISEDGLVPTHPKYRIQLTEEEAEKMLFWNYYKNKNYPDRTSWNSGTFRYFDNIWTAQILQDIIALKADEEQIKEAEEFMDYFCKLNAIDINNIPEAEGALR
- a CDS encoding LacI family DNA-binding transcriptional regulator; the encoded protein is MRETVTAMDVAKLAGVSQSSVSRVYFEGASVSDKTRKRVLEAAAELGYRPNVYARSLITNQTEIIGLVMKSVQNPFYAHVLNRFSSIFKQQGYSILFVSTTNDEIQDEDVETLLNYHVAGVIVTDATISEKVGNEFKKNHIPLVFFNRKPHTDVFHSVSCNNLEAGRSIAHFLVSSGSTELVLVTGNEDTSTSIERKKGFCEVLDQQNITYRTYNSNYTYEGGYDTAIALLKENQLPSAIFVANDIMALGVLDALRKYEIRIPEHTRVVGFDNIGMASWPAYDLTTWEQPIEEMIEATVTYLMEEMTSYTGFVQTIEVDGKLMERETT
- the hisD gene encoding histidinol dehydrogenase, giving the protein MVKVIKAGKSQEEVAANDTKVSEIVSGALQDIETRGDQAVRELSEKFDKWTPESFRLSESEIKEIVAQVPDSVIEDIKFAQTNIKAFAEAQLASLHDVEVENIPGVVLGHKNIPVNSVGCYIPGGRYPMVASAHMSVLTAKVAGVKRVIACTPPINGEIPKATIAAMYLAGADEIYLLGGIQAMGAMAIGTETIESVDMIVGPGNAFVAEAKRQLYGRVGIDLFAGPTETLVVADHTADAEMIAIDLLGQGEHGPTSPGALITTSEELAYETIKEIVRQLETLPTADVASVSWEDYGQILVVDSIEEARIEADRLAFEHVEILTENPDYFLEHMTNYGCLFLGPETNVAYGDKVIGTNHTLPTKGAARYTGGLWVGKFIKTVTYQKVTPEASAYIGEYAARLCLLENFEGHARQAQLRVDRYGKK
- a CDS encoding GntP family permease — its product is MLGMIGLFGGLAILIFLTMKGMNLLIAAPITALFIAIMNGIPLFPQLVEEGAVNFLTNYMGGFTGFIASWYLMFLTGAIFGKVMEDSGGADSISQWIVSKIGMKRAALAVVIACAVLTYGGVSLFVVAFSVYPMALSLFKQADLPRRFIPAALAFGSTTFTMTSAGSPEIQNWIPIEFLGTSPYAGWEVSIFAAIFMFLFGYWWLKRMISKAVAKGERFVARDTDKEVDRQRSLPNPILSMIPLVVVLGITLLLHNYLGTSALIISLTGGILATFILNKKYFQNFGHAVGEGAMGAVIAIANTAAVVGFGGVVKATPAFDAAVSVMTDIPGSPLIGGALAVAVIAGLTGSSSGGQAIALPLLAPHYLDLGVDPEALHRTVAISSGSLDSLPQGGYVVTTIRSIAGETHKDAYPAFGALSVVVPILGAAVAVILFSIGL
- the queF gene encoding preQ(1) synthase, which encodes MPIKGEHNLTLLGNQHTKYNYEYDPDVLETFENQHQNNDYFVKFNIPEFTSLCPITGQPDFATIYISYIPDVKMVESKSLKLYMFSFRNHPGFHEDCANLIMKDLIKLMEPRYIEVWAKFTPRGGISIDPYCNYGKPGTYFEQMAKERLFQHDVYPEKIDNR
- a CDS encoding VUT family protein: MRITIYLLSIILANVITARFAPLELGPLIIPYGTLFIGLTLVMRDMVQNRFGRHRTYILIGVALLLSALTSYSLGDQLWVVFASTLSFIISETADTEIYTRFKLPFVKRVLFSGIVAGFLDSSLFVIIGIGPLGLKFVPWELVPYAILGQWVAKVLMQLIVAGGIRQVVMKLNIYEPNISEVH